The sequence CGAACAAAGCGTCGCAGAGACGGTGTCGCGAACGAAGAGTTAACTGCAGAACAGAAGGTGCGAGGCAACgtgacgctctccttgtttcACTAACTAACCGGAAGTAGTGTAGTGGAACCGCAACTTGCTTGTCTGAATCTGATGTAGGTGGTTCGTAAGTAATTTTCCGACGAACTAACGCGGTCACTGGTATGGGGTTATCTGGGTGCGGTAACTCAATCAACGTCGAttggcttctggtactttgagacCTTGTTAAACTAATCCGTGTATGGActgtacctacttgactcctgAGTAAGGTGAGGAGTCTCGTCAGAAACAGTGCCATTCGGATCTTCGACCAGGTGTGGCCTGTGGGCAGTCTTGATTGTGCTCTAGAGTGCCAATCGCTTGGCTTCAGCTGTGTTCGATCCCTGCCACGCGGCTTCTACAAACCCGGCGGTGGATGAGTCCGTTcctggcggcgtctgctggaGTTAGCTCAGGTCTTACAGATGCAGCGCGTAGCTGCGCCCTCTGTTCGCGTCGAAAGACGAAGGACGCGTGACGAGAAGCTCGAATTCCCCGCTCATTCTTCTGGAGGATCTCGCAGAGTCATTCAGTGGAACCATAGAGAGGTATCGCAGGCCAGCGCGGGGGCCGAACCCGACGGGGGCGGGGTGTAGACCTACAGTGTCAGTTGCACCCTTCTTTCACGCCCGATCTTCGAAGTCGTTTGCCATATCCAGAACAGTGGAAGTGTCTACGGATATTCCAGGCGGCTCAGGTGCACGCCAGGTTGCAGACTGAGACGGTCCCCTCCTTTTCAAGGGGGTTCGAGGAATCAATACCTTTCAGTATCGACCAACTTCCCCACCACCCTCCAGCCGTCCGCTGGGATCACGACGCAGTCGCAGCTTGCTCGAAAGTAGTCAGTCGCCTTTCGCATGCACACTTGTCGCCCTCCCCTCCACACGGTTGTCTTGCCAAGGCAATGGAGCGCAGAGCACTGCATGTGCATTGGAGGCATCGACTGCTTTGTTTGTTTTgccgtttcttctctcgaAAAGCTTTCCGAGGAGCGGTTCCACCCAATAAACGACCTCTTCCgcatcctcttcttcttcgtgaGAGTCTTTTTGGGGGACGTGGGGATTTCGTGGAGGCGAAAGTGTGGTGGCACGGCGCGCGAAACTGTCGAGTGCTTGTCGAACGGGCctgtccgctgcggcgcgcgcttaGATTCCGGCGTTTTTATCGGTCACCGGCGCCACGTGGATACTGCTCGCTACACCTTTGTTATACGTGCCTCACTCTCGTTTCCCACACAATGGTTTCTCATCCGTCGGCACTTTGCTCTTCCGCTCAAGCGGTCGTCGGCGCCATGCGGGAAAGAGCACAGCGGAAAGGgctctcgccttcgaggCTGCGACTACCGTTTGTGGCGTttgtcgtcgctgtcgccgttgTCCTTGTTTTTGCGTCACTGCCCGCCATAGGGGCTCAGCAGGCGTCACCCGTGCCCCTCGTGTGTGATGCGAAGGCCCCCGAGACGACGTGCACCTGCTCCGAAGCGAAAGGCAAGgccagcgagagcgaaaCGTCGGCTACCTTATCGAAGGAGACGAACATCCTCAGTGTGAAGTGCAACAACGATCTTGTTTTTGCGCCAACAGGCAATAAAAACACGTTGGTCTGCCCAGCAGGCTCTGGTGACCTGAAGGACTGCAAGCTCGACATTGTCGAGCTGCTTGCCAAAGAACCGAGCGGCGTCCAGTGGGACGAGTGCAACGAGAGGGAAAAGAGCACGGGAAAGTGCAAGACCCTGACTATCCCGCAGGCAAATTTCCCGTTTGTTGACGAAAGCTTTGCTGTGGGTTGTACCGTAAACCTAGACTCCAACGACAAACTTTGCAGAATCCCTGTGACAATCAAAGCCAGAACTAGCGAGACAAACGGTCAGAGTGTCACGTGTGCCtacggcgccggcagcaatGAATCTCGTCAAGCCGTCACGCTCAACCCATCCAAGAACAGCTTCACTCTGGTCTGTGGAGAGAAGGGAACCGTGCTGCCGACGAACTACGATACTAAGTTTTGCTCCTCAGATCCAGCTGGCACGAGTACGACATGCGACGGAGACTACCAGTCGATTCTGCCGGGATTCGAGAACGGCTGGTGGAAAAAAGACGATCCCGCCACCCCCAAGTCGTTCACTTTGTCGATTCCAGTTGACAAGTTCCCGAAGGAGCAGGCGAAGATGGTCGTCGCGTGCCAGCAAACGACACCGAAACCCAGCAGCAAGATAGCCAAAGATGAGAAAGCAACGTCCAGTGTGTGTAGAGTCGACGTCACTATTGAGGCGGGTTCTCCTGCCTCCTTGTCGCTGGGCTCGTGGAACTTGTCTTCTCGGCTTCTGGCACTCGCCGTCACCCTCGTGATGGCTCGCGGCATGTGAAAGAATTATCGGGCATCCACTATGGAGTGGTGAACGAGACCGATGCAGGGCTGCTGGGAAACGCCGTCCTGATTTGGGTTAATCCACAAGTCATGTTGCCTCGCACCTCCTGCTGACCACCCCCAAACAAGCGGAGCTATCAAACAGTCATGGCTGCTCGCGTGGAAGCCCTTTCCCTGTTTGGGCAGGGGAGGTTTGTTTGATTCAAGTTGTCTCCCAGGCAAGACGTTGCGGTCAGTGAGGCAGTTGGCTGGAGGTGCTCTGTCCTGAGAAGCGTgccagaggcgaaggcctgcTAACTTCTTTTTCGCGACAAGTTTGAGCACAAGGCTCACGTCGGTGGCGTCCAGTGTCCTTTTGTGCATCTTGTGCTGAACGCATGCAACGACCTCCTGAATGCATATTCTTCAGTGCTGATTCTCTACGTGACACGCTTGTGTGACAACAGGTCGAAGAACTTAATGTGTCACTGTCTCTTTATGCCTTGTCGTGGaagccggcggcggacgtTCTCCCAGAGCGCGGATGGAGCGCTTTTTCGCCTGAGTTGTTGTTACCAGTCGCAGATTCCCGCGCGTTCTGGTTTCTTCCAGAGTGATGGGGTGCATGTGTGTCGCTCTCTATGTCTCTCCTTGGGAGATCTCAGGTATTGATTTCTGCTTTTGGTACAACACCTGCTGCATCGCCGTACACTGGCCAAATGCAAGAAGCGCTTCATGGAAGGAGAACAGACACGTCTGTATTCTGGTTACCTGCAGCACCACACAGGAAAAAGCATGCCTAGTCTCTGGAAAGGGGAAACCATGGGCGCACTACGATTCAGGTCTGCCGGAAAGCCTATGATGGGATCGAGCCATTCAAGGGGACGCATGTCGCTGAAAAGCAGCAGAAGAGGTTCGCAGTGAAGGGGGGTGCTTCCTTCATGCGAATCAATATATTTTGTTCGCGTTGCTAAGTAAGTATGGATGGCAGGGAAGGGTTGTCAGTGATTCAACGCTCTGACCAAAGTAGCCAGTCGCACTTGAGAAGGGAAAAGGTGTTTCCGAGGGTGAcatgctgcagcagagccggAAGTACCTGGTGGACGCCTGAATCTTGAAAGGCAAATTACCCCGGCTGAAACTAAACTCGAGGGTCCACAAGTAAGGATCTGCACACCTCGCGCCCTGCTCCTCCAGCGGATGGTCTCAAAGAATAGTAAGAACAACCAGGACCAAACAAAAAGGTATTTCCTACTTCTGTGGGCAATAGACATAATGTAAAATACATCGCCTGCTGGTTCGAAAGTCACCGTTTTCTCAGCTGTACGCCGTACATCTTCAGTGCAACTGCTGCCTGGCAATGGCTGAGGCTGCAGCAAGCTGGAATACAACACCCATGCCCGCCTCTTCAGTTCCCCCCCAGGGACCGTCTGCGGAAAGTATTCTTTTCTCGTGATGAACACATTGGGCACACTATGTGCTGTTTTACTCAGATAATTAAAAAGAAGCGTGTAAACGGCTCTGTCGAGGCTCTTCGCGAGTCGAGAGCTTTGAGTGTCTTGCATGCGTCACCGGAGACTCCCGACTCCCCGTTCGCGGCGGGAAGGCGGTCGGTCTTgtggagggcggcagcgaaggcgactgGCGACGGCATGTTTCGCCTCACCTTCGGGCCTGGTTTTATCCCTCTTTCAGCGCGCTGCCTTTCATAAGTGCTTGTTACGAGAACACTGTCAGGTCTATATTTACACACTGTTTGCGGTATGGGTCTGGTCTGTCACAGTCCCCCGGTTTTCCTGCATTTGACTCCTCGCAGGGCAATTCACCACGCCCGTTGTCACAAACGAAGTTCGTTCAGGTTCTGGAAATTTCATCGGAGGCCTCCGACGGCGGGTGCAATTTCAGTCGTGTTTGCTTTCTGAGAAGAGACTGAAGATGGCGCTGACGTGGACTGGCACTGTCGGCTTAACTGCTCTGTGTAATTTAGCGTAGGAGCTCTCGCTGAAACGGAGACATTCCGCTGTGATCCGACCGCCGAAGACCCAAAGTGCGCCAGCAGTGAGACGCCTCTGCGAGAGGGCAAATAGCCGCTGTCTGTACCCTGTCGCAAAAGAAAAATGTACCTGAGGTGTTCTGCAAACCCAGTTCAAAGTACGCACCCGCTGGACTAGATGGCAACACGGTTTGTGCAGCAGGCACAGGCTGCATGAAGGAGCAAGGAAAGCACCACGGACAAATCGTGTCTCGATTTCCTACGCGTCTCGCAGGATCGCCGACCAATGTACAGTGGGAAGACAATCCTCCGAAAACATGAACCGCCGATACAGCGAAAGTCTTGGCAATTCTGCCACAAGATTTCCCGTATGTCGATGGCCACTTCCTGGTAGGGTGCGCCGGTGCCCAAGAGGATGAAATGCAAAGTTACTGTGAAGGTGGAGGCTCCCCCGAGCGTGACAGAAGGACAGATTGTCACATGTGCCTACGGAGGCAGTAGCAACGATTCGCATCAAACTGTCAGGCTGAGCCCGACCCAAAACAGCTTCACTCTGGTGTGGAGACAAGAGAGAAGTACTGCCAGAGAAGTATGACGAGACTTCTGTACCTCTAAATTGAAGGGCGGTAAGGAAGTCTGCGATGGCGACTACA is a genomic window of Besnoitia besnoiti strain Bb-Ger1 chromosome IV, whole genome shotgun sequence containing:
- a CDS encoding SAG-related sequence (encoded by transcript BESB_057510); translated protein: MVSHPSALCSSAQAVVGAMRERAQRKGLSPSRLRLPFVAFVVAVAVVLVFASLPAIGAQQASPVPLVCDAKAPETTCTCSEAKGKASESETSATLSKETNILSVKCNNDLVFAPTGNKNTLVCPAGSGDLKDCKLDIVELLAKEPSGVQWDECNEREKSTGKCKTLTIPQANFPFVDESFAVGCTVNLDSNDKLCRIPVTIKARTSETNGQSVTCAYGAGSNESRQAVTLNPSKNSFTLVCGEKGTVLPTNYDTKFCSSDPAGTSTTCDGDYQSILPGFENGWWKKDDPATPKSFTLSIPVDKFPKEQAKMVVACQQTTPKPSSKIAKDEKATSSVCRVDVTIEAGSPASLSLGSWNLSSRLLALAVTLVMARGM